A stretch of Ipomoea triloba cultivar NCNSP0323 chromosome 11, ASM357664v1 DNA encodes these proteins:
- the LOC115996943 gene encoding probable LRR receptor-like serine/threonine-protein kinase At3g47570, with the protein METFLLNLGTCQFNRLGNDQSSPELGFLASLMKLKQLQTLQLGGNPLNGTFPRSFPVGNLSMSLVTFLVGGSGIRGQIPTEIGNLTKLIWLGLEYLDLSQNNLSGVIPIFLEKLQYLVYLNVSFNHLTGKIPYGGTFRNFSAQSFTGNDALCGLQFGACESLEHGESIKVRSMLKCVLPPLALIVLVAIFVIVALRSRSRNTEFLDGSSLEPRHFIGKRISYYDMLRATDNFDESNLIGSGSYGSVYKAEFADGVIAAVKVFNLDLQAAFKSFDAECKAMHDIRHRNLVKVIGICSNLDVKALVFEYMPNGNLERWLYSFNYYLDFVKRLEIMLDVAYALEYLHHNYLHSVVHCDLKPSNVLLDEDMVAHLGDFGIAKILTLQNQAAQTNTLGTIGYMAPEYGVAGIVSAMGDVYNYGILLAETFTRKKSTDAMFSGDLTMKRWILESFPSDILQTVDSNLVVQGVENFAVKQF; encoded by the exons GCAATCCATTAAATGGAACTTTCCCAAGATCTTTCCCTGTTGGTAATCTATCCATGTCTCTTGTGACATTTCTTGTGGGTGGGAGTGGCATTAGAGGCCAAATTCCTACTGAAATTGGGAACTTGACCAAGCTAATCTGGCTAG GCCTGGAATACTTGGATCTTTCACAGAATAATCTTTCTGGTGTCATTCCCATATTCCTAGAGAAACTTCAGTATCTTGTCTATTTAAATGTTTCTTTCAATCATCTTACTGGGAAAATACCTTATGGAGGAACTTTTAGAAACTTTTCTGCTCAATCTTTTACGGGTAATGATGCTTTATGTGGGTTGCAGTTTGGAGCTTGTGAGAGTCTTGAACATGGGGAGTCAATAAAAGTGAGGAGTATGTTAAAGTGTGTTCTGCCACCACTTGCACTGATAGTACTTGTAGCCATCTTTGTGATTGTGGCGTTACGATCGCGAAGCAGAAACACAGAGTTCCTAGATGGAAGTAGCCTAGAGCCTCGTCATTTCATTGGCAAGAGAATCTCGTACTATGATATGCTCCGTGCAACAGACAACTTTGATGAAAGTAATTTGATTGGGAGTGGAAGCTATGGTTCGGTATACAAGGCGGAATTTGCTGATGGGGTGATTGCTGCTGTGAAGGTGTTCAATCTGGATTTGCAGGCTGCATTCAAGAGCTTTGATGCAGAGTGCAAAGCAATGCATGATATTCGCCACAGAAATCTTGTTAAGGTCATTGGTATTTGCTCGAACTTGGATGTTAAAGCCTTGGTGTTTGAATACATGCCAAATGGAAACTTGGAAAGGTGGCTTTACAGCTTCAATTATTACCTAGATTTTGTTAAAAGGTTAGAAATCATGTTAGATGTGGCATATGCACTAGAGTATCTGCATCATAATTATCTGCACTCTGTGGTGCACTGTGACTTGAAGCCTAGCAATGTCCTCTTAGATGAAGATATGGTTGCACATTTAGGTGACTTTGGAATAGCCAAAATCTTGACTCTACAGAACCAGGCTGCACAAACAAATACATTAGGCACCATTGGGTACATGGCACCAG AGTATGGAGTTGCCGGAATAGTTTCTGCAATGGGGGATGTTTACAACTATGGGATTCTTTTAGCAGAAACTTTTACAAGAAAGAAGTCCACAGATGCAATGTTTTCTGGAGATCTAACAATGAAAAGATGGATTCTTGAATCATTTCCTAGTGACATTTTGCAGACAGTGGATAGCAATTTGGTGGTGCAGGGTGTAGAAAATTTTGCAGTGAAACAATTTTGA